gaaaaagcAACCGACTTCCGAAGAGTTTTATCAGTTAGCTGAAACTGTCTTATGGTAGTTCTTCGGTTCTTCCTTGACCATACTGTCATTGCTTTTGTAAGGAGGGATGTGTATTTACGGAAATTTTTACAGAATAATGGTTGCCAATGGCAAAATGCTTTTAGGAATCACTGCCCAAGTTGCTTCCAtggaaaaatggttttttttttttttttttttgaataatcatattcAGAATTGGAAATGGTGAAGTTCTTTTTGAACCTGTAAAATCTGGGGCCTTGTTGGATCCTgtatttccaaatttgaaactCGACCTCTTTTTGTATTCCTCAAAACTGCCCTATTTCAGGAGCAAATTTAGGTACCAATTGTCAAAAAATATCCTACTAATCGCCATTGACTACGAACTAGGttgtaaaaaaattctttcaactcaatatatatatattttttaatagcatatacttttcacatattttttaataacattaataaaaaaaatatttctaagaCCCACAATACTTTTACGGACCAAGTTGAAAGAATTTATGCAACCCAATTTATATACAAATAATTCTCCCAACAACAATAAAGGAGCTTTTCACAAATTAATGGTCATATACAAATCAACATGAACAAGAAGAAAGTGAAGAATACAAATGAACTTATAGTTGATTGAAGAAATCAAGTAAAAGCTAAAATCTTTAGACTCTTAACTTACATGATCTAAAATTTCAACACTTTTGAGCCATCATCTCCCTTTGCAATATCTTTGAGCGAAACAAAGCTGGTTGCATGAGCAGTTGCATTGACGTGTGTCAATAATATCCCATTAGGCTTCAATAACCTGAAACTTTCTTGTTCAACATCATAAATAACCAGACAACCTGCGCAATCCAACACAACTTCCCTGTTCTTCAAAAAACTGATAACTTTCACGCATTCAGGACTCCACCAGTATTCCCATGGGCTTGGATATTTAATCGCAGCCTCTTTGATCCAAGACTCTCTAACACCATATTCCTTCATCACCCAAACATGGATATCCCAATCAGAAGAAGCAGACGCAACAACTGAACTCAAACAAAGACAATCTCCCAATATCCCAAGGCTTGACCTTTCGAAGCTGGCATGATAGAATGTAGACGAAGGCAGCGGGATTGTCTGAAATTTCTCATTTTCGAGATCAAAACAACGGATAAGCACGGAGGAATTGGGAAGCTTAACAAGCCAGTGCAGAGCCCCATTCACAAAAGTCCCAAACAAGCTCCGATGGCGCGCAGGCGGAACACGCTCGCTTCTTTTCCAAGCACCAGTTCCAAGAGTATAAATCTCTGCAAATTCAGAGTACTTAATCACCTTGTATTGCTTAGTCTTGGCGCTAAACCCGAACCCAGATACGAATTGACGGTCGGGATTTGTTTCACCTTTTGGGAGGGTCAAGAACTCACCCATTACAGGATTTGATATGTAGATGGGATTAGCCATCCGAATATCGCACGAGCAAATCAAGCCGTTACATGAATTCACAAGAGTA
Above is a genomic segment from Alnus glutinosa chromosome 12, dhAlnGlut1.1, whole genome shotgun sequence containing:
- the LOC133851672 gene encoding F-box protein At3g07870-like, with translation MESQELSIKANKVFMEEEEENQGTATTTTTSDRCNFAELPWHVILEIMLKLPIEALIRCRYVCKAWHDLLLDPSFAKLHHGSTPTGFVLQSSLFPHGNSGALYLIEPQEQEPSSIIAKFNQFPYLESTLVNSCNGLICSCDIRMANPIYISNPVMGEFLTLPKGETNPDRQFVSGFGFSAKTKQYKVIKYSEFAEIYTLGTGAWKRSERVPPARHRSLFGTFVNGALHWLVKLPNSSVLIRCFDLENEKFQTIPLPSSTFYHASFERSSLGILGDCLCLSSVVASASSDWDIHVWVMKEYGVRESWIKEAAIKYPSPWEYWWSPECVKVISFLKNREVVLDCAGCLVIYDVEQESFRLLKPNGILLTHVNATAHATSFVSLKDIAKGDDGSKVLKF